Proteins from a genomic interval of Bombyx mori chromosome 8, ASM3026992v2:
- the Cpkc gene encoding conventional protein kinase C isoform X1 produces MKVRKRKRVLSAIPHSTFNVDFSNVRGLHSNLDAVHHHLETAQPALLFLTETQISAPDDTSYLEYPGYVLEHNFLRKAGVCVFVRADVCCRRLRSLEQRDLSLLWLRVDHGGCTRVYACLYRSHSSDAGSALIEHVQEGTNRVLEQYPSAEVVVLGDFNAHHQEWLGSRTTDLPGRAAYDFALAYGLSQLVTQPTRVPDIEGHEPSLLDLLLTTDPAGYSVVVDAPLGSSDHCLIRAATPLSRPSRRTTTRYRRVWQYLSADWDGLREFYASYPWGRFCFSSADPDVCADRLKDVVLQGMELFIPSSEVPVGGRSRPWYNNASRDAAHLKRSAYVAWDDARRRRDPNISEERRKYNAASRSYKKVIARAKSEHVARIGERLKSFPSGSRAFWSLAKAAEGNFCRSSLPPLRKSDDSLAHSAKEKADLLVKLFASNSTVDDGGATPPNILRCDSSLPEICFTQCAVRRELRLLDVHKSSGPDGIPAVVLKTCAPELTPALTRLYRLSYCANRVPSSWKTAHVHPIPKKGDRSDPSSYRPIAITSLLSKVMERIINIQLLKYLEDRQLISDRQYGFRHGRSAGDLLVYLTHRWAEALESKGEALAVSLDIAKAFDRVWHRALLSKLPSYGIPEGLCKWIASFLDGRNITVVVDGDCSDTMTINAGVPQGSVLSPTLFILYINDMLSIDGMHCYADDSTGDARYIGHQSLSRGVVQERRSKLVSEVENSLGRVSKWGELNLVQFNPLKTQVCAFTAKKDPFVMAPQFQGVSLQPSESIGILGVDISSDVQFRSHLEGKAKLASKMLGVLNRAKRYFTPGQRLLLYKAQVRPRVEYCSHLWAGAPKYQLLPFDSIQRRAVRIVDNPILTDRLEPLGLRRDFGSLCILYRMFHGECSEELFEMIPASRFYHRTARHRSRVHPYYLEPLRSSTVRFQRSFLPRTIRLWNELPSTVFPERYDMSFFKRGLWRVLNGRQRLGSAPGIAEVHGRR; encoded by the coding sequence atgaaagttcgaaaaaggaaaagggttttgtcggcgattccccattccacatttaatgtggatttcagcaatgtaaggggtctacatagcaacctcgacgccgtacaccaccatcttgagacggcgcagcctgccctcctttttctgacggagacgcagatatctgctccagatgatacttcgtaccttgaataccccggctacgtattggagcacaacttcctgcgtaaagccggggtgtgtgtattcgtccgggctgatgtctgttgtcgccgtctacgaagcctcgagcaacgggacctgtccctcttgtggctgcgcgtagatcacgggggttgtacccgagtctacgcgtgcctgtacaggtcccacagcagtgatgcaggttcagctctgatagagcatgtgcaagaggggactaaccgcgtgcttgagcagtacccatctgcggaggtggtggttcttggagactttaatgctcaccaccaagagtggttggggtccagaaccactgacctcccgggtcgggctgcctacgatttcgccttggcctacggcctctcccagctggtgacacagcccacccgtgtcccagatattgaggggcacgagccttctctgttggaccttctgctgaccaccgatccagccggatacagtgtggtggtcgacgctccacttggatcgtctgatcactgccttatccgtgctgccacaccactctctcgtcctagtcgtcgaacgacgaccaggtatcgaagagtttggcagtatttgtcagcagattgggatggattgcgtgagttttatgcatcctacccatgggggcggttctgcttttcctctgctgatcctgacgtctgtgcggaccgtcttaaagacgtggtgctccaggggatggaattgtttatcccctcctctgaagtgcccgttgggggtcgcagcagaccctggtataacaatgccagcagggatgctgcacacctcaagcggtccgcatacgttgcatgggacgatgctaggagacgtcgggatcctaacatctcagaggaaaggcggaaatataacgccgcttccaggtcctacaagaaggttattgccagggcgaaatcggagcacgttgctagaattggcgagcgactgaagagctttccctctgggagccgtgctttttggtcgctcgccaaagctgcagaaggtaacttttgcaggtctagtctcccaccactacgcaagtccgatgacagtctggcccatagtgcgaaagagaaggctgaccttctggtcaaactcttcgcctcgaactcgactgtggacgacgggggtgccacaccaccgaacatcctccggtgtgatagttccctgccggagatctgctttacacagtgtgcagtcaggcgggaactccgactcctggacgtccataagtcgagtgggccagacggtatccctgcagtggttctaaaaacgtgtgcccctgagctgacgcctgcgctaacgcgtttgtatcgcctctcttactgcgctaacagggttccgtcttcatggaagaccgcccacgtccaccctatccccaagaagggtgaccggtcggacccatcgagctataggcctatcgcgataacttccttgctttccaaggtgatggagcgaataattaatatacaactcctgaagtatctggaggatcgccagctgatcagtgaccgacagtacggtttccgtcacggtcgctcagctggcgatcttcttgtatacctaactcacaggtgggctgaagccttggagagcaagggcgaggctcttgctgtgagccttgatatcgcgaaggccttcgacagggtctggcatagggcacttctgtcgaagttaccatcttacggaatccccgagggtctctgcaagtggatcgctagctttttggatgggcggaacatcacggtcgttgtagacggtgattgttctgataccatgaccattaacgctggcgttccacaaggttcggtgctctcccccacgcttttcatcctgtatatcaatgacatgctgtctattgatggcatgcattgctatgcggatgacagcacgggggatgcgcgatatatcggccatcagagtctctctcgtggcgtggtgcaagagagacgatcaaaacttgtgtctgaagtggagaactctctggggcgagtctccaaatggggtgaattgaacttggttcaattcaacccgttaaagacacaagtttgcgcgttcactgcgaagaaggacccctttgtcatggcgccgcaattccaaggagtatccctgcaaccttccgagagtattgggatacttggggtcgacatttcgagcgatgtccagtttcggagtcatttggaaggcaaagccaagttggcgtccaaaatgctgggagtcctcaacagagcgaagcggtacttcacgcctggacaaagacttttgctttataaagcacaagtccggcctcgcgtggagtactgctcccatctctgggccggggctcccaaataccagcttcttccatttgactccatacagaggagggccgttcggattgtcgataatcccattctcacggatcgtttggaacctctgggtctgcggagggacttcggttccctctgtattttgtaccgtatgttccatggggagtgctctgaggaattgttcgagatgataccggcatctcgtttttaccatcgcaccgcccgccaccggagtagagttcatccatactacctggagccactgcggtcatccacagtgcgtttccagaggtcttttttgccacgtaccatccggctatggaatgagctcccctccacggtgtttcccgagcgctatgacatgtccttcttcaaacgaggcttgtggagagtattaaacggtaggcagcggcttggctctgcccctggcattgctgaagtccatgggcgacggtaa